ACTAAGCTAGGGAATTGGAATGGGTTGCAAATGAAATACATTGATATGCTTTTTGTTGCAGTTGTTGGATATTTAAGCCAGGTGAGCAGTTTTGCTTGCAGACTTTTATGGGTAAATAGCATAGGATTGTATTCTGGCAGCTGATGGAGGAGGGTaaatggggggggcggggggttagTTGGGCATTCACTGTAATCTATTCTTGCAGGGGTCTACTAATGTACTTGGGGTCTGGACTGCAGGTATTTTAGAGGGAACAAAGAGCCTTGTGCTGCTCCACATACTGCTGAGGCTGGTCTTCTCAATGACTCTCTATCCCCCAGCTGATCCTTTCAGTTGTCCCCCCATGTAATCCAGAGGTTAGCCTGACGCCCAGCAGTCCGGCACGGGGAGCTGCTAACCCTGGCCAGCTTCCCTTTCTGTAACATGACCGTCTGGGGATTTGTAGCCATGGGCATAATCTGTCTTTTTCACTCCAAACAGCACAGTTAATGTAACAGAAGATATTCTGAAATTGGCGTTGGAAGGGTCTTAATTCTGCCCAGATAACGGGCTTGAGGTTTCTTaggcagagaagaaaaaaaaacggagtCCTTATTTGGAAGCAAATCGGCAACTGAAATGTGGCCACTAGAGGACGCCAGTGGGGCATAGTAGAAGCTAAGCGCCTATGATCTcttcaatgagaacatccttctCTTTAAGCCCAAGGCAGTTATTTTCAATAGGGTCCTATGTCAGCTGAGAGCATAGCCAATACAAAGGACTACCCCATACATGCAAACCAATTAACTTCTTCTCCGTCTAGAGCACATAGCTATTGATTGGTCTGTCACTAGGTACAATCTACGGTCTATCACCCTCCCCCAACAAAATAAAATTTCCGATGCGGTTGGAGATGAGATTAAACTACAACGTGCCTTGTTTCTCAGATTACCTTTAATAAAATTATCCATAGCTATCCTCAGCTAAAAAGCGATCACAGTGATCTATGTACACCATTCTATGTATACCCAGCCTGGCTACGATGTAAAAACTGCTTCGCGATTAGATATGACCCATAGAACTCATTTTCTGGGTAGGATCTGTAGAATTTATGGAATGTATGCTTAAAGTGTACAATATTcttaataaaagtaataataaaaaaaagtaaaacatttcccaacgttaatttacatatttacaaTTCTTTCGcctccttttttaatttttcttcatttataaCTGACCAccatgttctgcagctctgtagaTTGGTAATATATaaagtttattatatatatatatatatatatatatatatatatatatatatatatatatatatatatatatatatatatataaaaaatctgttTGCATgcagctatttagcaaaaaacaaaGGCCTATTCTatgcatacttttttttcttgtcaaaaatATTTTGAGTACAAAGGTGTAATACAAATTACAGGGAATACATTAAATACATCGAAATAGAGAAGCTCAAATATTCTTCCGatatgtaaatatacaaagtAAATATTTATGGACAAAGTATATGGTATACAATTTAGTCACTAATGACATTAAGATCTATGCATACgttttttacataattttatttatattgacCTTTCCTCTGGCAAATGCTAATCAATGTATTCTCTCCTAGAACTGTTTACGAAAGAGGGATGCTGGACTGTTAAGTCAGCTGCATGAACTGGACAAGCAGATTAATGACCTGAAAATCGATGTTGAGAAGACGACTGAGGAACATCTTGAGACGGACAGCCGGCCCAGTTCAGGTAAGCTGATACTTTGCAAGAAAAAATCTGTACGGTTTCCAAAGGAAATTCCCAAACAATGCTTTGAggggcttttttttccccctgactcTTAGCTTTTGTCAAAATCAAGccttcaattatttatttattaaagcaatgTGTTCATTTTCAAAGTATACAAAATGCTTGCCAACTAATcagatctgactttttttttgaaaGCAATAAGAATGCAAGAGATGAGTTTTTTGCTCCTGCATTTTTCGTATTGCCTTGTTGACTAACACTGGCCtctgaagccgcgtacacacgatcggtccatccgatgagaacggtctgatggaccgttttcatctgttaaccgaagaagctgactgatggtccgtcacgcctaaacaccattggttaaaaaaacgattgtgtatgAACGCAGTggtgtaaaacacgacgtgctgaaaaaaacgaagttcaatgcttccaagcatgtgtcgacttgattctgagcattcgtggatttttaaccgatggttgtgcctactaacgatcgtttttttaccattggttaaatttaaagcaagttggctttttttaaccgatggttaaataacctatggggcccacacacgatcggttttgaccgatgaaaacggtccatcagaccgttgtcctctgtttaacctatcgtgtgtacgaggcctaaatggtCAGGCCTCTAGAAGATCAATCTATAACCTGATATGCACATGTAATGGACAGTGCTTGTCGGGAGGTAAACACAGGTTTTGCCCTGCACTGGCTAAAGTCTTACAAGTCTTGCTGTTATGATGAGGCCTAGATTCCTCATTCTGCACAGTTGGCTTTGGCCAAAGAGACATCTTCTCCATGGAAGGCTAGACATTGTATTGCTAGTCATCAATGGAAATGCACCTCCTTATGTaagttttttttcactttatcacAATAGTCTGAAGCCAGGTTCGTGATGGTAGCATGGGCTTAACTTGGATAACAAAGGCCTCCATTGGTGGGTACTTGGCAGTGGTCATATCCTTCTGGTGGCTTGAACTGCTTGGTCCTACTTTTCTAGGATAGTCATGCCTGCAGAATTTCTTGATGTCCCTCCAATTATGCGTCGGGTCTACTTGGTTCATGGATTCATTTAATATGGAGATTGTACAGTGTAAGAATTggactccctttttttttttacaagcagcaGACTATGCCTGGCTCTTGAAATCCATCTTCTCTGGAACTAGCACTGCTTCTGGGAGTTAGCAGTGGTAGTTTCCATTGCAAAATTGCTTGGCACCAGTGTATGATGCCACAAAGGTCCTTGCTGCTTTTGACATTTGGTAGTGCTGGAGTGATGGTAACAAGAAAACAGCTCTTCTGTCGTCATTCCTTTTGGATTTTGATACTTTAAAGGCATGGACCACCGGGTTGTTTATAAGTGAGATGGTGGACTGGTTCAGTTTATATTACCTAGTGCATTATTTTCTGAcaactcaaacaaaacactaaTCATTCTTGGACATGGTTTGCTAGAACTGTTGTAAATTTTGAACACGGGCAATTACTTGTCATCTGTTCACTAGATATAATGTCGATACCAtttttagaattattttttttttatactaaatcTCTGGCAATGAAGCACTTTTAATGTATTCTTTTGTTCTTTGTAAGTCAACAGCAATTCATTTGTACATCTGCAATGGATTTGTTTTCTAagactgtattttatttttaggattTTATGAGCTGAGTGATGGGACGTCAGGATCTCTTTCCAATTCTTCAAACTCTGTCTTCAGCGAGTGTTTATCCAGCTGTCAGTCCAGCACCTGCTTTTGCAGCCCTCTAGAAGCATCATTAAATCTTACAGATGGTCAGCCAAGATCAGCAGGTAGGGTTATGTCCTCCCCCAGAGTTGTTTGCGAAAAGCTAAATGAGTTCTAGCTTCTTATAACGTTGGAGAGTTGTGGCCTATCCCAAGGCTGTGGCAGCTGGGTGGACCTGAGCACTCAACTGCAGGGATCTTGCCTCAAAATTCTCAGATACAAGAAGCTAGTGGTGGTTATTCATTCCACTGGCAACCAGACAATGGCAGAATCtgtttttagaggggggggggggggggggtgagctttgataattttttttttttttatgcatgtctTTTAGTTTTATGTATAATTGTATGGGCACACTATTGCTATTATATTTATGACCGTTTGCATTAGCTATAATTAGAACATATTACATCCTTATTCTATTCTGTAGAATTTCATAGTTTGACAAAATATTAACTTTTGTCAAATTTGAGAAAAGATGTAAAATTCTATTTTAAAAGACAACGTTGTGAACCACCTATCCCTTATGGAATATACTTGTTTCTTTTGATTGATAAATTCTGATAATGAACACTATAACTGCTATTCACTCTTGGTTTTTAGCAGGCAAATATGTGACTGTTTGGAAAACAATGTAATATAGAGCAGATCTAACAGAATGTTGGTATATTTGGAGCTCAATGGCTACAGTCCGGTTCCTGCTTGGTGGTTTAGAAaagtgtttattatatatatttcagaATTTTGAATATTTGTATTGAGGCATCATAATCAGCAGAAAGGGGGCTCTTACTATTGGCGCTAGTCTTGGGTAGCTTACAGTTTAATATCTGCACAATCTACTAGAGTGCATAATAAGCCAAAGCAAATTCTACTGGTTTGATTGGTAGGGTGTGGGAGAAGCTTTAATACAAAGTGAGAAACCTGATGCGTGTATAGTAAATACACTAACTAAATACACGTGTACTGATGGACAGTTTGACAAGGATGTATATTATGATATGCCTATTGCTATGTCTACATGTCCTATATAATCCAAAATGTCCTTACTATGTCATATTAATGCTTCTCGTCCAATATCTTTCAGATGACTTCTTTGAATGGTTGGACTACAGAGAAGGCCAGTGTGAAAGTACAGGCACGGTTAGGCGCTCTTTCTCCGCACCCCATTCTAACACCGCTGAAGTTGTTGCTGATGTTCATCCCAAGTACCAGTGCGATCTGGTCTCCAAAAATGGCAATGATGTCTATCGATACCCAAGCCCTCTTCATGCGGTGGCTGTGCAGAGCCCAATTTTTTTGATGTCCATGATGGGTAATATGAaggtggaagaggagggggagacaggaGCCAATATGAATGACTGCTTAGTGCCTGAACTTGATGCACTAAAACCTGAAGACTCTTTGCTACCAGAGAGTAGTCCCTGCTTGGTTCCTTTTTCTTCCAGTAAAAAATTGGATGGGTACATTTTAGGTGTCATACAGAAGAAATCGCATCCCATAAGGACTAACAAACCTCGAACAAGTGTAAATGTGGACCCAGCCAAAGGCATTTTACGACATGGGAGTATATGTGTCAAACAGACTGGTGGCATCACTCATAACAGCACCACTAACCTGAAGAATTCTAAACAGCCATGTTTACATTCCTCTGGAATAAACTCTGTGGATATCGGCACTTACTCTGCTCTAAAACCTTGCTTGAAAGAAACTCAAAATGAACAGCTGGAGAGTAAGAAAGTGTCATTGGCCTCCTGCTACCAGCCAAGTAACATTAATGAACTACAAAGCCAAAACAATTCGTGGAACATTGTGAAATCTGTCCCTCAAAATCTTGGCAGGGGTCCTGGGGTTGGCACATCAAACATTCAGAAGGACTTGCATGTAAATCCTAATCCAGTTACCAGTCATTTTTCCAATGTTACCAGTCCTCTTTGTAATGGATCTCCCCTGGGAACTCAAAAGATCACTTCACTTCCTCAGGAAGTTAAAATTGTACAAGCACCAAAAAGAatttcacccaaaaacacaatcAGCTCTTATACATCTCACGATGAGAGGCCACCTCTTGACTTCAAGAGTGAAGGGTCTTCTTCTCAGAGCCTGGATGAAGGACTTTTGGTAAATGCACATTATATACCAGCCCAGCAACAGGGTGTTAAACTCCATAAGTCAATCAAAAATGTGAAGATTGTCAAGAGCTCAACTTTAAAACACAGATCCAATGTGCAGCTTGTTGTGGAAAATGGTTCTCAGACGCTGAAAGAAAAGAGCAAGATAGCTAAAAAATGCCGTTTTCCTGATGACttggatacaaataaaaaagttaGAAAGATCTCTCCAAGAAGTAAGAAGGTTGTAGAAAGTGGTATTGTGGGAAAAACTGCAGGTGCTAGCAAACCTACTGGCAAGCCTCATGGACATGCAAAGGATGTAGTGTTGGTTAAACCGAGACACAAGAGGGGTGATTACCGTAGGTGGAAGTCCGCAGCTGAAATTTCTTACGAAGAGGCCTTACGGAGAGCAAAACGGCGGCACCAAACGGAGATGGTTGGGGTCTATGCACATGTGCCCCTTCCTTATGCCAGCCCGTATGCTTACATTGCAAGTGACTCTGAGTACTCTGCCGAATGTGAGTCTCTGTTTCATTCCACTGTTGTAGACACCAGTGAAGATGAGAAGAGCAACTATACTACAAACTGTTTTGGCGATAGCGAGTCCAGTTTGAGCGAGGTTGAGTTTGTTGGCGAAAGCACAACATCAAGTGACACTGATGAAAGTGGTGGACTTATCTGGTCACAGTTTGTACATACCCTTCCGATGCAAACACCCACAGCTGCTGCTCTTCAAACAACAGCCAAAGCTTTTGTCAAAATTAAAGCCTCGCACAACTTGAAGAAGAAAATTCTTCGCTTTCGATCTGGGTCACTAAAATTAATGACGACAGTTTGAAACATCAAATGTTTTCCTACTGTCCCTGACCCTTGTTGTCTTTGTAAATAAAGCTGTACCATTTTGTGCAAATATTTAAAGTTTACAGTAACTTATGTGGACTTCTGAAAACGTATCTTGTACTGCCTAAATTCTAAGAACTAGTGCAGACCCTGAATCCATTAGTTGGCTATTAAGCAGACTCTGGGAACTTTTCCAGAGTACCATCTTAACGTGTCTCGACAAAAGGCCTCTGACATCCATCAAAATAATTACTCTTTTGAGATTTAATCGTAAATCTTATTTTTTGTCCTTCAGTTCTAGTATGCTATCTTAACATTCCATCTGAATCGGCACCTTTTCTGTTTGACAGAAGGAATTACACATTTGCTATACGTATTTCCATCTTGCTAGCTGctcctccctctttcttttttttaaatctggtgaTGCATTGCAAACTTAACAAAGTTGCAAAGTGGTTGAGTATTACACCGATGCACTTGGAGCTGAAAGGCAGGGTCACTTTCATCAAACATTATGCATGAATAGTATTGGTTTCCATACGCTTTGTACTATGGCTTTCATGTATACTATAATCACTTGTATTTTATAAATTTTGTAAATTATATAACACATTTTACATGGTTATAAACTATCTGCTTCAATGCTGTTTAAATTTATTAAActggaaaggaaaaaaatctaTACTGAGTTGTCAGCCTTTTCCTTCGTAAAGTACGGTATGTTGCTTACACGATAACCATTTGGCACCCAGATTATGAGTTTGCGAATAGTATCCTTTCAAAGCAGTTCCACACCAGGTAACAACCAAGGGGTACAATTAATAGGTTGTAAGAACTTGCTGGTGCTTCTAAATCTTCAGCCTTAGATGGGTTTATCTCTttgttaaaatgttcatctcaatACCAGGCAAAAAAGCATATTAgaaattttgtacttttttttttttttatttctaaatataCATGGAGTAGTCATGTTTGCTCGTATGCTTGGCAGGAATTCACAAAAGTGGTGCTTGATTACAAAGCAATACCAAAATTGCTTTTAAGGAGAACTTTACTCTTAAAAAAATACTGTTATCCTTTTCACCTATCCCTCACTAAATGTGACCCCACTTGCCTGAATTGAATGGCTGTGGCTGCAGCTGTCCTATTTGGATATGTAGGCATTTGGGGGGACATTGGGTGTTACCTTAGGTTGGGAGGGTGGAGTAAGCTCAAAGaaaaaagctggccatacatggattaaaaTTCGACCAGTTTGACAGGAACTATCCAAACTTCGATTTGTGTATGGGgaagctggttgtacagaagccaATCTACTGATCGACTGTTGTAAAACCAGCCTGTTGGGGTTTTATCACTTGatcagtgctgctggctatagGAAGtaaccctgctgtcagaatacaatagctcagtgagcattcccccatctacattgcatgtgtgaatgggggaatcgGGAGAtgaagtataataaaaaaaattgtgttcttGGGGGtggtggtttatttatttttcttccttgcttggtTTACCATTGGAGGCGATTTCCCCTCCTCAGTTTTGTCTGACATCCATCCTATAGATGGGAAGTGAGGGGAATTCTCCCACATGAAGACAAAAGTAGCAATTAAAAGTTGACTGGGGGTCTAAAATTGTATATATCTACATagaacactatttttttttttttgcttttgaatgTCAATCTATTTCCTATATTCAATAATTGTTAGACatactgttgtgtttttttgttatttgtttttttttacttgtgatACTAtcctgagtgttttttttttttgtgagttaaATCttttatatacacaaaaaaaaaagtttccattgACCAGGACAAAGATTCGTTTGTAGATAAAATGCCACGTATTCTACAGTATAGTTGGGTAGATCAtgttcattcctttttttttttgtcctgcagaATTAATTCAATTTTAAAAGCTGGTAGGTCCCTTTTGGCAAATTCTACATCTGTATCGAAATACTTTCTACTCAGTGCTACTTTAGCACTTAGAAATCCTATACTGAAGTAGGAGATTTAGATTTCCTGTCAATTGTAGAAAAAATGTTGGTGCCTTCAGGCTATTCTCACATCCAGCCAGTCGTAAATTAcgatttggctttttttttttaattatttgcctACCATTTTATACGTTTAAACAAGGACAATTACACAGAGGTAATGGTATTGACTCTTTTTCTATATTAATAAAATACGAAATGTTAGTTGAGTGTGCTTTCCAAAAACCTCCAAAGCTGTGAGCAAACATGATATTTACTTAGAAAGCTCACCGCATTGAAAGGTTTTGTGTGGCTTGTACACAGATTAGTGATCCTTGCTGTTGCTGTGAAAGGGACAACGCTTGTGTAAGTCCTTTGTCGCATAAAGAGGTATTGTGTCCCTGTTGCAAAAACACTTCACACTTTGAAATTTTAGGGCTTATTCAGTGGCCTAGTTCAAAGTTCACTTTAGCAGCAACCTTTTGAAAATTGAGTTTCAGTGTGTGGAAAATGCATCTAGAGCTGAAGCTATACCTTACTGAGAATGCAAGACGGACCTCTTCATGTATGCGCATCTGGGGCCTGCCTTTTGGATTTTGCAGATGGATGTTTTTCCCTTCTTCTCAAAGagaatgcatgaaaaaaaaaaatatatatatatatatatatatatatatatatatatatatatatatatatatatatatatatatatttatataaaaaatgtatttgcatgTTGGGGAAAATTTGTATACCAACAGTCCCAGGCACCATAACGGATGCTCGAGTTAAATCGCCTCTCTATGGCTTGCTTGTCCCATAATTTTACTTTTACCAGACCCAGTAATGCAGCCAAAAGACTTCACTAAACTCACCAGGAACAGTCTTGCCTCTTCTGTCCTTTTCTGACATTCAAGGAGCTTTCGGATACTGCATTGCACATCTGGTAAGATTTCACTATAGGAAAGTAAAAATGGGCATCCCAACATGTAAAggaaataattttttgtttttttatgcactAATTAAATACACTTTATGCTACTTTACTAAAGGAGTTAAAAATCTTCACTCAAAGTAGCGAATAATCACTTTAATTATCCAATCTATTGAAAAGGACCTGTGCATGATTGGATTTTCAAAGTGAAGAGGAATTTTGCTTTTCACATAATTGAAGTGAATGCTCACCCATGTTTCTGATTGAAGATTCTTAAGTCCTTTGGTAAACAAGACTCTCTAGTCTTATGTTCTTAAAGACAAACTCTAGGTTTActtattttaaagtggaagtaaaccgcACCATTTAAataaacctgcaagacaatggcatattatgcattgcatactagcacattataaaagacttacaaagccctccagcagcacGCTGCCACAGGCTTCCATCAGAAaactttacttcttttttttttttttttttaggataaagGATCCATAGGCCTGAGATTGTGGTCAATCAtttgcaaacaaataaaataaagcacctaaaatgaaaaaatgcaatttttcaaCCATCTGGATTTACTACTTTGGATTTTTTATCTCTTAggaatgtactgtatttatcggggtatagcgcgcacccctaaagttgccccgaatcctgtggaaattttttttgtacttggttttggtgtcttgcgtggcggcctcggcgtccgtctgcggcttcgggtgtcctcttcgtcgggtccggcgtccttctgcggcgtcctcgcgtcctccccgctcgtttcccgtgccgagtttgaatactgcgccgacatatacagagcgcagtacacgtgtattgtcggcaatgctcggctactctcgcgctgacgtccagaACGTCAGcgtgggaggagccgagactgcctgacaatacacgagtgtactaacgctcggtatatgtcggcgcagtattcaaactcggcgcgggtatcggcgtataccgcgcacccatgattttgccctgattttcagggcaaaaaagtgtgcggtatacgccgataaatacggtaactgctaCAATCACTCTAGCCATGTATGCTGTATAGTTCTCCTAAATAGGTGTTAAAACTTCCATAATGTAAAATATCAACACATGGCTGtcttgggctgcattcacacctaagcgacagccgcgtacgcgtgtagcggcagatttgccgcgattacaaatgtttctttttttttttttttctaaagtattcccattgctgtctatgggaaaacgcgcctgtcgcgtgaaaaaaagggtccgggactttttttcaggcgacaggcgttgcgcgtctatgagatgtgaaccatctccatagacggcaatgggaattctcccctcaagcgacagaagcgtcccgcgttgggcgttttgtcgcttaggtgtgaatggggccttagagccgggtcacactggggcgactcagccgcctgacaagtctcgtcccattctattcaatagaaccgttctaataggagcgacgcaagtcgctccgacttagaaaaaggttcttgtacgactttgggggcgacttgcattgacttctatacagaagtcattttgcaagtcgcctctgaagtcgtcttcaggacaccttgccgagtcgcccccaaagttgtgctggcccagtgtgaaccggctctcagggtTTAGCTTACAGTAATTGTAGAGCCTTCAATTGCATTTgattaaaaattaataaacatgttatacttattctGTTCAATGGTTTGGCACAGAGCACCCCCCcaatcctcttctcgggtctcccTGCCGACACTCCTGGCTCCTTGCCCTGCAGAGTTCCCCCCCATTGGAAGCTGCTTTTTATGGGCGCACCTGTGTGTAGTGGACAGCACTGGATCGAGATTGAGCTTAGGTGagtatttaggggggctggagGGGGAGCAACtattaacattattattttttacactataaagCATGGGTACTCAACCTGTGCCCTGCcagtcccatcatacctctgccttaTGGAGTCTTGCTTCTAACTGTAAGCTTTGCATAGCCTTGTGGGACTTGAAGTTTTACAagggctggagggccacaggttgagcacccataccataaagtgtaactaaaggcaaaacttgtttttttcattttggacagagtggtgatggattagaacacctgtcactttttattgctgtctgtgcccccctgggggagggtgggggtggggtttattctgtttaccattattgaaagtaaaagaaaattacaaattttGTCCCCAGAGaagtggaaatcttccaatggggacactagttatggtGACCTGGGTGGGCCCCAAGGAAATTCCTTAGCAGGGATTTTCCTCTCTTCCTGTTTTGGTGATGGGCCAGGAATTGAAGGGTATTCTCCCTAATGGGACACAAGAGGGCAAGTACGTAAACTTGCAGCGTTTatgaccctcccttactctactatatccaaaatgagaaaaaagtGTTATGCcctatagttatactttaatgcagagaatgcattaaagtgattttaaaatgatcaccttgtaaaaaaaaaaaaaaaaaacattgggccagattcacagtgagagtgcgccggcgtatctactgatacgtagCTTCTATCTACGAAGCTACGCGccct
This window of the Rana temporaria chromosome 13, aRanTem1.1, whole genome shotgun sequence genome carries:
- the DACT1 gene encoding dapper homolog 1, whose translation is MKPLLGTSELSSGQDGSPRRRDKAEDSERHRTRERLEATLAGLGELEYLRHRQEILVKAALSPGVAAACTDPTGKGDNPRSLEERYLEENILLLKKQLNCLRKRDAGLLSQLHELDKQINDLKIDVEKTTEEHLETDSRPSSGFYELSDGTSGSLSNSSNSVFSECLSSCQSSTCFCSPLEASLNLTDGQPRSADDFFEWLDYREGQCESTGTVRRSFSAPHSNTAEVVADVHPKYQCDLVSKNGNDVYRYPSPLHAVAVQSPIFLMSMMGNMKVEEEGETGANMNDCLVPELDALKPEDSLLPESSPCLVPFSSSKKLDGYILGVIQKKSHPIRTNKPRTSVNVDPAKGILRHGSICVKQTGGITHNSTTNLKNSKQPCLHSSGINSVDIGTYSALKPCLKETQNEQLESKKVSLASCYQPSNINELQSQNNSWNIVKSVPQNLGRGPGVGTSNIQKDLHVNPNPVTSHFSNVTSPLCNGSPLGTQKITSLPQEVKIVQAPKRISPKNTISSYTSHDERPPLDFKSEGSSSQSLDEGLLVNAHYIPAQQQGVKLHKSIKNVKIVKSSTLKHRSNVQLVVENGSQTLKEKSKIAKKCRFPDDLDTNKKVRKISPRSKKVVESGIVGKTAGASKPTGKPHGHAKDVVLVKPRHKRGDYRRWKSAAEISYEEALRRAKRRHQTEMVGVYAHVPLPYASPYAYIASDSEYSAECESLFHSTVVDTSEDEKSNYTTNCFGDSESSLSEVEFVGESTTSSDTDESGGLIWSQFVHTLPMQTPTAAALQTTAKAFVKIKASHNLKKKILRFRSGSLKLMTTV